The Pecten maximus chromosome 11, xPecMax1.1, whole genome shotgun sequence genome has a segment encoding these proteins:
- the LOC117337392 gene encoding meckelin-like, which translates to MMAVTLLIVSFILCVNYGQILAQTEFIPYEIPSSCNTTQFYDKLVLKCKPCPENTTVSADQLNCECKDGYKYLTNFGGSNVQCEKCPLNQARSLDGWRCVNCTSSTAFDPATLKCNPCPDLPVEREIDGSIVTAGQVCRTCTDSTFRVDNRCERCTAYLSLDPALTSCLCPVDNQKGGLCFASTNTPDDKVPLSSGDVASLYLRENLEAAYTMCQLKQNSTACMILSNLCVLTWYEFDGENANRACNMYKEIEASLPDSVPMLYYEEGNGDRILEDTSQNTVYTFSPVSYLNFQVARYSIDGQFLGISPVTNGLLQLCTDTTKRLDAAYTFGTYYSQTCSIPAIDLWDQNKYPMEFYDMYLKFTKNGAEQMYKTPLRIYNYVSSGSTVNTGSDAQDWQLVRRFFMVDNVASGSVSPPEYVRYVKSIEIIVRLTEAGDGTIYPPYFNIEYDQVSLTNANEGTTISPTFTVTYWMTQIQFRRDFQIATGTLSTLGVLYAGYRAWVWSKRAGKIAIDFGTILNFIFFAAGSLANVFFVISFGIAFYFLVFYKDQDVLFLFHLRDLAEEEWLALFGAAFALKALQIIHLIVIQCTADVFFIDWERPRGAGQVTDSKKPVGTVSIWRTYFIANEWNEIQTTRKVNHIFQIFAVVFFLYVVGFENVATKDPNGSVIKDSSEYMADMSTMFRYGIAGSVYLIVGVVQWIFFTFIYERFVEDSIRQFVDLCSMSNISVFVMAHAQFGYYIHGRSVHGRADTNMKEMFEMMKREEEDLCGQRGLVPNTDNQTFMMALPRKLRLKYEQVMLPVALENAGAVGAPKGKSSANEKQVEAYSVINRFLSAFIDHSLKDLDYVVKDKTLMESIMDTEFFDASEKGIFYNDDGHSFDNCLFYGNEGTLLLFDAILFCIIDLIATNFVLAGVITYIIIEIIAIIRRSGGEKNLAKKTLVDERFLI; encoded by the exons ATGATGGCGGTCACATTGCTGATTGTGTCGTTTATTCTGTGTGTAAATTACGGACAAATACTAGCACAAACTGAATTTATTCCGTATGAGATACCTTCTAGTTGTAATACAACTCAATTCTATGATAAGTTAGTTTTAAAATGTAAGCCGTGCCCTGAGAATACGACAGTGAGTGCGGATC AGTTGAACTGTGAATGCAAGGATGGATACAAGTACCTCACCAACTTTGGTGGCAGTAATGTGCAGTGTGAGAAATGTCCGCTTAATCAG GCACGATCCTTGGATGGCTGGAGGTGCGTCAACTGTACCTCATCGACTGCATTTGACCCAGCAACTCTCAAGTGTAACCCATGTCCAGACTTACCAG TGGAGCGTGAAATTGATGGAAGCATTGTGACAGCTGGACAGGTGTGCAGAACATGTACTGATTCAACATTTCGCGTTGACAACAG ATGTGAGCGCTGTACAGCCTACTTGTCCCTTGACCCCGCGCTGACATCATGTCTATGTCCTGTTGACAATCAG aAAGGAGGGTTATGCTTTGCTTCTACGAACACACCCGATGACAAGGTGCCCCTATCT AGTGGCGATGTGGCGTCCCTTTATCTGAGAGAAAACCTAGAGGCTGCCTACACCATGTGTCAG TTGAAGCAGAATTCTACTGCATGCATGATTTTGAGTAACTTGTGCGTTCTCACGTGGTACGAATTTGACGGGGAGAATGCCAATCGAGCTTGTAACATGTATAAGGAGATTGAGGCAAGCTT GCCTGACAGTGTGCCCATGCTGTACTACGAGGAAGGGAATGGTGACAGGATATTGGAAGATACCTCCCAGAATACAGTGTACACCTTCAGCCCGGTGTCCTACTTAAACTTCCAGGTGGCACGATACAGTATCGATGGCCAATTCCTCGGAATATCACCAGTTACGAACGGGCTTCTGCAGCTGTGTACGGACACAACAAAAAGGCTTGATGCAGCCTACACTTTTGGAACATACTATTCACAAACG tgtTCAATTCCGGCCATTGACCTGTGGGACCAGAATAAGTACCCGATGGAGTTCTACGATATGT ATCTTAAGTTTACAAAAAATGGGGCCGAACAGATGTATAAAACACCGCTGAGGATATATAACTACGTTAGTAGTGGCAGCACCGTCAACACAG gAAGTGACGCTCAGGACTGGCAGCTGGTGAGACGGTTCTTCATGGTGGACAACGTGGCATCGGGATCAG TTTCCCCACCCGAGTATGTTAGGTATGTGAAGAGTATCGAGATAATCGTCCGACTGACAGAGGCTGGCGATGGTACCATTTATCCACCGTATTTCAACATCGAGTATGATCAGGTCTCCCTGACGAACGCCAACGAAGGAACAACCATTTCT CCAACCTTTACAGTGACGTACTGGATGACACAGATTCAGTTCCGACGAGACTTCCAAATTGCGACAGGCACCTTGTCCACGCTAGGTGTACTGTATGCTGGGTACAGGGCCTGGGTCTGGTCTAAACGAGCCGGTAAAATTGCCATAGACTTCGGAACTATCCTCAATTTCATCTTCTTCGCTGCTGGCTCCCTGGCAAATGTCTTCTTTGTCATATCCTTCGGCATTGCGTTTTATTTCCTCGTTTTTTACAAG GATCAGGATGTTTTGTTCCTATTTCACCTGCGTGACTTGGCAGAGGAAGAATGGTTGGCCCTTTTCGGTGCAGCATTTGCACTCAAAGCCCTTCAGATAATCCACTTGATTGTCATCCAATGTACAGCTGACGTCTTCTTCATTGACTGGGAGCGTCCCCGAGGTGCCGGACAGGTCACTGACTCCAAGAAACCAGTAGGCACGGTGTCAATTTGGCGTACATACTTCATTGCAAACGAATGGAATGAAATTCAGACAACAAGAAAGGTCAACCACATTTTCCAGATTTTTGCAGTGGTGTTTTTCCTGTATGTTGTGGGTTTCGAAAACGTGGCTACAAAAGATCCGAATGGCAGTGTGATCAAGGATTCCTCGGAGTACATGGCTGACATGAGTACAATGTTCAGATACGGTATTGCCGGTTCTGTCTATCTTATTGTAG GTGTGGTTCAGtggatatttttcacttttatcTACGAGCGTTTCGTGGAGGACTCGATCCGTCAGTTTGTCGACCTGTGCTCCATGAGTAACATCAGTGTATTTGTGATGGCCCACGCCCAGTTTGGATACTACATCCATGGCCGATCTGTCCACGGCCGAGCTGATACAAACATGAAGGAAATGTTTGAGATGATGAAAAGAGAGGAG GAGGATTTATGCGGACAGAGAGGTCTCGTGCCTAACACTGATAACCAGACATTCATGATGGCACTGCCGCGTAAACTCCGTCTGAAGTACGAACAGGTGATGCTACCTGTGGCTTTAGAg AATGCTGGGGCAGTAGGTGCACCCAAGGGAAAGAGCTCCGCCAATGAAAAACAGGTTGAGGCTTACTCGGTGATCAACAGGTTCCTGTCAGCATTTATTGATCAC tcctTGAAGGATCTTGATTATGTGGTGAAGGATAAGACATTGATGGAAAGCATCATGGATACCGAATTTTTCGATGCCTCAGAGAAGGGCATTTTTTATAATG ATGATGGCCATTCGTTTGACAACTGTCTATTCTATGGCAATGAAGGCACACTGCTGCTCTTTGATGCTATCCTTTTCTGCATCATCGATCTCATCGCCACCAACTTTGTCCTCGCCGGTGTCATCACATATATCATTATAGAG ATAATCGCTATTATACGGCGCAGTGGAGGAGAGAAGAACTTAGCCAAGAAAACTCTAGTAGACGAGAGATTCCTTATATAA